In Silurus meridionalis isolate SWU-2019-XX chromosome 7, ASM1480568v1, whole genome shotgun sequence, the genomic stretch attagacacaaaaaaaaaagaattttacatAGAAATACCAGGTTCCcaattatttctctttctttgcactgAGCAATTTAAACATTCCTGTTTACTTTTTCAGATGACAGGGCACCTCGTAAAAATActcctttaaatgttttacattatgtAATTCAAACTGAaattttgctgtttccacacggatggttttagtTGCCGGATGTCAGTTTTTTGTGCTTGATTTGAAACTtgacacatcagtaaaacaaatgtttagtcattacacttatttttttgctgatatatatatatatatatatatataattaggggtgtaacggtacacatattcCAACATTTTAGTTGTACAGGGCTTTCGGCTCAATCCTTCAAGTTTCTTTAGGAATGTATTAAGTTGCAGACcgaaagtttgtttagtctccgcctcgcattttaagttttttgtttttttttgtttgttttttttaaacttcaaatGGCCAAGGGTATAAAAATAAGAGAAACTATAGTTAGTGTCGTGTCACTGTGACTACTTACTCTGTACCAGAAATACTATTTGTTTTGCGAATAcattaaaatgctaaagaatcagtagcgctagcgttagccgctaaacAGAAAGTAGTTCAAGATtcgagatttttttatttgatacatACATAGTTATATGCAGGACACAACTTACAtacaagttaaaaaaagaatccatagcgctagcattagccaTGAGACACTTCCTAGTTAGTGGCtagcgctattgattctttagcatttttctcctaaaagaagaaaaatctgaCAATTTCACACATTATCCAAATGGGGTCAAACAAATGTCaacaatttaatttcattttttcaatatatttaattgtatttaatcaattttaaatttaattaatgaatcaatTTAATTAGTATAATAAAGTTtactgcattcatttgatttattccatttttctaaaatatatttaaatattattttacatattatggaaccaagcaggcattttaacaagcaattttatgttttgcatttccgAACCGAACTATGAACCGAGGTATGTACCGAACCGtggtgaattttgtgtaccgatACACCccaatataaatatgtattactATGTGTTCTGGAAACACATCTCTAACACATTTCCATCATCTGCTCTAAGGAAATCTGCAGGTCCACCGATGACTGCAGTGAGGTTGCACCATTTGCCAAGGCCATCTCCTTCAGCCTCTCCAGAGTTGTGAGTATGACCTGCAAAGCCAAAAAACAGTTAAACATTTCAGATTGATTACTGAAACATATTGACACCTaaaggactgttttttttttaattcaggctCATCAATCAGCAAACTAGTGTATTCCTGCTGCTGAGTACTGACTGACACTCACGGAAACAAACACGGCGGTTGAACTGGAGCTCTCGTTGAATCTAAACAACATTTAATCTCATCTCCAGCACTGATAAAACTGAGCTGTCATGCTTCAAAATAGTCCATTCATGTGTCTCCATCATAGCTAGCTGCATTACACCACCTGTCACATGCCGTTGAATGGTTTCCTTGTTTGTTGTCACAGTTGAATTCTGATGTCATTCAGCTCAtgggtttatattaatgtgcacATTCTGTTTGTCGTATATTTTCAATTGTAACAACTCGCCTATAAGGGgggaagttgtagctcagtggttaaggctacTGGATTGCTGATTAGAAGGTCGAGGATTTATGCTCCAGCATCCTCAAGctcactcttgggcccttgagcaaggcccttcaccTTTTCTTCTCCAGTGTTGCTGTTCAATGGCTGACACTGTGCTCTTACCCCAGCTTATTAACATCGCTGATATGTGCGAAAAAAAATTGTCACTGTGCTATagtgtacatgtgacaagtaaaaagccccTCATgctaatgaataaaaaacagaaaagtctTGTCATTACCTCTACCATGATCAATTTCTTCTCCCATGGTTTGTTCTTGGGGTCGGGCCACTGCTGTCCCAGGAAGAAATAGAGCGTACAGGAAGGAGACAGTCCACGGTCCTGAATAAACCCCACCAAGCCTAAtggaaaaacacaatataacttTAATCTTCATTGCCCAATAGGATTTCActgcatcataaaaaaaaggaaaacaaattgTGTTGTGACTTATCCCAAGTTTAACATAGAAACATAATTTACTCACCAGACACAAAGTCTTTAATGCTATAGATGCGCTCAGGCACGTTTTTGGATAGTGCTCTGGATGTAGTCCTTTTCTCGTGTTTGTCTAGTCCCCAGTAAACACGACTGTCTCCCCAACGATAACCCAACAGCATGTTGCCCTCTCGTCTCACCTCCAACCCACCcagattttttaatatttcctgGGTTGACAAGACCTGATTTTGGTCCAGGATAGACTCAGTCCCAGGGAGCTCCACAACAGAAAGGTTTGATCTTAGGCTAGGGTCTTGCCTGTAAAAGTATCAAAGGATTTACTTGTACAAGCTAATgtactttaaaaagtaaacaatttaataaaattgaatatatatactatttaatgtttatatatatttaatatttatatatatttagtttaaacagatcaaatatgaacagtaaataaattaataatatgtgTATTAAAAAGGGAATCTTTATTACCTAAACATTAAATAGAACCCAGACTCATTCTCTACCACTTGATTTAACACCAGCTTCCCTCTGTAATAAACATTCACCAAGAAATGGGTCCCAAACTGGTTGCCTGAAAACAGACCAACAGCCAAAAAGACACCGTTAGCTCAGAGCTGACTGTTACAGAAGGTGAAACCACTACGATTTGGAAAAGGATCTCATGCCTGTGTCATTAGAAGTGGCCTGAACAGGCAATTCCTGCTGGTGTGGGAGCATGAATGCGCCCTCTAGTGGAGAGTATTGGCCATGCGCCAACGTGCCTTCAGCAGGAGAAACCTGGCCTGTGGCATGAGCCGGAGAAGTCTCCTGAACGGGAAACCGAGCGTCACCAATCAAGGGCTGGTTCACCGGTTCGATTACGAACAGTGGCTGATCCACAGGTATCTCTGGGAACACAAGAACACCATATTAAATAATCAAGTCCCTTGTTTGACTCCTTTATTGAGTTTAAATCCTGGAAGTTAAGCTGATAATAATTTACCTGAGAGCACTGCAAacactccacatttagtcaagacctacaattttatttctaggcataaaaattttattgatcttatttttaaaattaagtACTATGCAAAAGCAGATTGTGTAGGATTATTAGGATTATTTGAGTTTATTAAGTAAAGCTTTAAGTTAGTTCGTTTACAGGCAAATTTAACTTAATTAGCatcagaaacataaaaaaaaaagcacaataatCACACTTACGACTTGTTCATTAGTAATATTTAttccaaatgcttgttttaagTCACCATACTCTTTCCAAACATTATCCAGTATGGTTATTATTTTTCGGAACTGTTCTTTACACAAAGTACTTATGGCTTATTATTCATAAGTTGTTCTGTAGTTCAATAATgacaaaatacattcaataatgtttttatgttgcaATACGTTTAAGTATTTCGAGAAGCAGTAAATAAagacagaatatataatgaTGATTCTAAAATTAAGAGGAATTCTCTTGTTTTTGTAGGCCTGCTTTTAAGATATTTTCACTGAACCTGTTAAAAAATTAGCAAGCTAGTTTTATGTTGGAATAAGTGTTTTCATGGTTATtctaagatattttttttttttttactaaagctacatatgttttcttatttcaataaatcttaccaagtgtagTTATCTTACTGCACTGGAAGATCAAATGACTTGTTTTTAGTCTTtatcttcttaaatcatgcatttatttcttatatttagacGGGTATTTTTTGCAATCAGAGTTCTAGTAAATTTCCCTGTATTTTAAGGTCTACAGTTTGCCTGGTGTTTATGTATTAGAAGTGTATGACAATGACACCTGAATCTGTACGTGTTTAGTCCTCCAGATATCCATATCTGGATTTGGATTCTTCGCTGTGGTCTGAACCTGAAGCTTTTTTTGTAGGgatttgttataaatataaatcctaCCACCTGCTGGAAAACACATGAAACACCGGGAACACATTTCACAATCATTTCTAACAAAATTAGTTGATTTCAAATCTGAACATATAGTTAACACAGAACTCTTCGATTGCCCTACAGTCACTGGCTTCATCAGCACTACCTTCAAGAGACAAAAGTAAGATATTCATATTCAGTTTTGCAGAAAAGTTTACGATGAGCGTTCAAGTCACgtttgagtttataaaataaaataaaaaataatttcaaggCATGGAAaccatttttttcttacatacTCCCCTGTTACCTTTATCCACTCATCCAAGCATTTAACTAAGACCTGGACAAATTTGCCATTTTGAAAAATTTGACCATCCAAGGACAGCTTGCTTCACTTTATCACCAGGGAACCACCACGACCGGGATCTGACGGTCACTGACAGACATCTTTGATAACTAAAGGTCCAATCAGAGTCTGTCTGTTTTCAATCAAGTGAACAACTTGAGCACCCTGGATTATTTAAAGAACAGGACTCTATCAtactctgatcttcaggatgtttgtggaaCTGTATCAAGATGATTGAATGAATTGAATgaattattgattgatttattttatacatgcaAATTgtaaccccagcaaaacagaactgctggtcatcctaggtgattcatctccaggtcaagatctctgaataactcttcatgactctctgttCTCCCCTTCGGCCACTGCtcacaaccttggggtaactatggacaatcaactgtcttCTTCTCACATGtcactaatgtggctcgttcctgtcaatttcttctctacaacattcgaagtattcgaccatttctgtccacacaggctgcccaggtgcttgttcagtctcttgtcatttcgagactggaatactgcaactctctgctggcaggtcttcctctgaacgctattcatccaccgCAAATGAtccagctgcacgacttgtcttcaatctgcccaagttctcccacaccaccctactgctgcgctcccttcactggctttcagtagctgcgcatatcagattcaaaacactgatgcttgcctacaaggctaaaaatggaccagcgccatcttacctcagagacctcatcacatctcgcactacaccacgctgtctgaggtCCTCCAGTGTACCTCATT encodes the following:
- the irf3 gene encoding interferon regulatory factor 3 codes for the protein MAQPKPLFIPWLKEQIDSGRYPGVQWVNQEGTKFSIPWKHALRQDSNSDDILIFKAWAQTSAGTSGQISGDHSVWKRNFRSALRVKGFKIVDDNKNDAANPHKIFMWPENAQSGASTEGSPICNTTISLVDTMYLDEDLLLAGGITQPDVLDQCLMKLNIVEPQPEIPVDQPLFVIEPVNQPLIGDARFPVQETSPAHATGQVSPAEGTLAHGQYSPLEGAFMLPHQQELPVQATSNDTGNQFGTHFLVNVYYRGKLVLNQVVENESGFYLMFRQDPSLRSNLSVVELPGTESILDQNQVLSTQEILKNLGGLEVRREGNMLLGYRWGDSRVYWGLDKHEKRTTSRALSKNVPERIYSIKDFVSGLVGFIQDRGLSPSCTLYFFLGQQWPDPKNKPWEKKLIMVEVILTTLERLKEMALANGATSLQSSVDLQISLEQMMEMC